A stretch of Dehalogenimonas sp. THU2 DNA encodes these proteins:
- a CDS encoding MFS transporter, giving the protein MLPHSTLPPATASSARRAALVAATLASFLTPFMGSAVNIALPVIGREFSLDAVNLGWVATAYILAAVVFLLPFGRLADIKGRRRIFISGLAVYVVVSIAITLSQSGSQLIALRVAQGIGAAMLFGTGVVVLTSVFPPAERGKVLGLNAAAVYIGLSLGPTAGGLLTGAFGWRSIFLTTAALGLFALYFIITRMKTEWQEASDERFDLKGAVVYGLALISLMLGFSELPDPDGFILIGGGAVGLIVFLLLEARTTHPILSIELFRHNPVFTLSNVATLINYSATFATGFLLSLYLQFVKGFSPAGAGLILVAQPILMASISPFAGRLADRFEPRLLASAGMALSATGLGLLIFISENTSMVYIVAALVVLGSGFGLFSSPNTSAVMGSVTRRHYGVASATLSTMRLVGQMLSLGIALLLFALIIGRVQLSPDVHAELVTSLRVAFSIFTVLCVLGVFASLPRGRGLPVNNGN; this is encoded by the coding sequence ATGCTGCCGCATTCCACACTGCCGCCGGCCACCGCCAGTTCCGCCAGAAGAGCCGCGCTGGTGGCGGCTACCCTGGCATCGTTCCTGACACCTTTCATGGGATCGGCGGTCAATATCGCCCTGCCGGTAATCGGCAGGGAATTTAGCCTCGATGCCGTAAACCTGGGCTGGGTGGCCACTGCCTACATCCTGGCCGCCGTCGTGTTCCTGCTGCCTTTCGGGCGCCTGGCCGATATCAAGGGACGGCGGCGCATCTTCATCTCCGGGTTAGCAGTTTACGTCGTCGTCTCCATAGCGATCACATTAAGCCAAAGCGGCTCACAACTTATCGCCTTGCGGGTAGCCCAGGGTATCGGAGCGGCTATGCTCTTCGGTACCGGAGTGGTCGTTCTGACCTCTGTTTTCCCGCCGGCGGAACGGGGCAAGGTGCTGGGATTGAACGCCGCCGCGGTATATATCGGACTCTCGCTGGGACCGACGGCGGGAGGTCTGCTCACCGGCGCCTTTGGCTGGCGCAGCATTTTTCTGACCACCGCCGCCCTGGGATTGTTCGCCTTGTACTTCATCATTACCAGAATGAAGACAGAGTGGCAGGAAGCCAGCGACGAACGTTTCGACCTCAAAGGCGCAGTAGTGTACGGCTTAGCGCTGATCTCCCTGATGCTGGGATTTTCGGAATTGCCGGATCCAGACGGTTTTATCCTGATCGGCGGCGGCGCCGTCGGCTTAATAGTGTTCCTCCTGCTGGAAGCCCGGACGACCCATCCTATACTGTCGATCGAGCTGTTCCGGCACAACCCCGTCTTTACTCTGTCCAACGTGGCCACCCTGATCAACTACTCCGCCACCTTCGCCACCGGTTTCCTGCTGTCGCTGTACCTGCAATTCGTCAAGGGTTTTTCACCGGCGGGAGCGGGGCTCATCCTGGTTGCCCAGCCGATCCTGATGGCCTCCATCTCTCCGTTCGCCGGACGCCTAGCCGACCGTTTCGAACCACGGTTGCTAGCTTCGGCGGGAATGGCTCTGTCGGCAACAGGCTTGGGACTTCTCATCTTCATCAGTGAGAATACTTCGATGGTCTACATCGTGGCCGCGCTCGTCGTGCTGGGCTCCGGTTTCGGCCTCTTCTCCTCACCTAACACCTCGGCGGTGATGGGATCGGTGACCCGGCGGCATTACGGGGTGGCCTCGGCGACGCTTTCTACCATGCGCCTTGTCGGCCAGATGCTGTCATTGGGTATCGCGCTCCTGCTCTTCGCCCTCATTATCGGCCGCGTCCAGTTATCACCGGATGTTCACGCGGAATTGGTGACCAGCCTGAGGGTGGCCTTCAGCATCTTTACCGTTCTTTGCGTTCTGGGGGTGTTCGCCTCATTACCACGGGGTCGAGGTCTTCCGGTTAACAACGGGAATTGA